One Cydia pomonella isolate Wapato2018A chromosome 14, ilCydPomo1, whole genome shotgun sequence DNA segment encodes these proteins:
- the LOC133524915 gene encoding uncharacterized protein LOC133524915 isoform X1, which produces MRFQCVVLCVLLLYFEQVNTKTTKVDLAEEEMLLFWRRSNAPKCKPFTVYKVDCNHCVCAADGTTSCTRMDCRYLKTKRKPKLRTKKPVYYIDESDDTDDSVQSK; this is translated from the exons ATGCGTTTTCAGTGCGTTGTATTGTGTGTTTTACTG ctCTACTTTGAACAAGTTAACACAAAAACGACTAAGGTAGACTTAGCTGAAGAGGAAATGCTCCTATTCTGGAGAcgat CAAACGCGCCGAAATGCAAGCCGTTCACAGTGTACAAGGTCGACTGTAATCATTGCGTGTGCGCCGCCGACGGCACGACATCTTGCACCAGGATGGATTGCAG ATACTTAAAAACAAAGCGCAAACCTAAATTGAGAACGAAAAAACCAG tATACTACATCGATGAAAGTGATGACACTGATGACAGTGTACAGTCCAAATAA
- the LOC133524915 gene encoding uncharacterized protein LOC133524915 isoform X2, whose protein sequence is MLLFWRRSNAPKCKPFTVYKVDCNHCVCAADGTTSCTRMDCRYLKTKRKPKLRTKKPVYYIDESDDTDDSVQSK, encoded by the exons ATGCTCCTATTCTGGAGAcgat CAAACGCGCCGAAATGCAAGCCGTTCACAGTGTACAAGGTCGACTGTAATCATTGCGTGTGCGCCGCCGACGGCACGACATCTTGCACCAGGATGGATTGCAG ATACTTAAAAACAAAGCGCAAACCTAAATTGAGAACGAAAAAACCAG tATACTACATCGATGAAAGTGATGACACTGATGACAGTGTACAGTCCAAATAA
- the LOC133524916 gene encoding uncharacterized protein LOC133524916, with amino-acid sequence MAQFTFEGDFEVLADPQIKLVESALQKQGFTNGKIIVEPVGQKGDNYVAHVKRFIYEAEDGTTFKMIGKVAPVAEQIRLMMNTMVLFNNETVMYNLVLPKLNDIQNSAGATDDEKVRFPTCYGVVTEEPYEFILLEDLKEAGFEMLDRLKPLTNESVRLIVKDLAKYHSLSYAFKNSEPEIYENYSNKLKNMWTIMSAEPESQQFFESGENDLLKMMHDVSDKYKNVLRGSLTQIAAIAKKLQSYEKGSKFSVILQGDCWNNNILFRLEDGKPVEDVMIDYQLSNESSPASDLLYLIFNCTDHATRLKHYQEWIDYYHENLDYSLKLHGLKANRIFSKDQLDADLRRYGKCMVILGVMLSSMLVRESKDVVDMKEMTADREKLVEDTIALMDVSLLDVSTIVKIRERIMGIIDTALEFGLI; translated from the exons ATGGCGCAATTCACATTTGAAGGCGATTTTGAAGTCCTTGCTGACCCTCAAATAAAGTTAGTTGAAAGTGCTCTTCAGAAACAAGGATTCacaaatggaaaaattattGTAGAACCAGTTGGTCAAAAAGGTGATAATTACGTTGCACACGTGAAGAGATTTATATATGAAGCGGAAGATGGAACAACATTTAAGATGATCGGAAAAGTTGCACCTGTAGCCGAACAAATAAGACTAATGATGAATACAATGGTTCTATTCAATAACGAAACTGTAATGTACAATCTAGTTTTGCCTAAGCTGAATGATATTCAAAACTCAGCCGGTGCCACTGACGATGAAAAAGTAAGATTTCCCACTTGCTACGGAGTTGTGACTGAAGAACCGTACGAATTTATTCTGCTTGAAGATTTAAAAGAGGCAGGTTTTGAGATGCTGGATAGACTGAAACCCTTAACCAATGAAAGTGTTCGTTTAATTGTTAAGGATTTGGCCAAATACCATTCACTTTCTTATGCGTTCAAAAATTCTGAACCggaaatatatgaaaattactcaaataaactaaaaaatatgtgGACCATTATGTCTGCTGAACCTGAATCACAGCAGTTTTTTGAATCGGGTGAGAATGATCTTCTCAAAATGATGCATGATGTGAGTGACAAGTACAAGAACGTATTAAGAGGGTCGTTGACACAGATTGCTGCAATTGCTAAGAAACTTCAAAGTTACGAAAAGGGTTCAAAATTTTCTGTGATCCTGCAAGGTGACTGTTGGAATAACAATATCTTGTTCCGGCTTGAG GACGGCAAGCCTGTTGAAGACGTGATGATCGACTACCAGCTGTCTAATGAAAGCAGCCCAGCATCCGACCTCCTATATCTTATATTCAACTGCACAGACCATGCCACTAGACTGAAGCACTACCAAGAATGGATCGACTATTACCACGAAAACCTCGACTACTCACTTAAACTACATGGTCTTAAAGCCAACCGCATATTTTCCAAAGACCAACTCGACGCAGACCTTAGAAGATATGGAAAATGTATGGTTATTCTAGGCGTGATGCTCTCTTCTATGTTAGTAAGGGAATCTAAAGATGTAGTAGATATGAAAGAAATGACTGCCGATAGGGAGAAGCTGGTGGAAGATACAATAGCACTGATGGACGTCTCATTATTGGATGTATCGACTATTGTTAAAATAAGAGAAAGAATCATGGGTATTATTGATACTGCTCTTGAGTTTGgacttatttaa